The Rhododendron vialii isolate Sample 1 chromosome 8a, ASM3025357v1 genome has a window encoding:
- the LOC131298925 gene encoding uncharacterized protein LOC131298925 — protein sequence MGLFTYTLAGGGFILIGAWESLIASLQPQPTTKTTPSCHFPSPSSSSSSSSSITLIATSLFSLSFISNSLISLLSALDSKDDVGLVLQLEVIAIASLFFLYSAFGLLTHFTNSITLPSSILNLLCLFGFVEEFILFYLQKKDPSGIENHYFDLLLVPIGICVVSTVLELKTNTYRFSRLGRGIGLISQGSWFLQMGFSFYSSAMAHGCFLSEKSRGNFTVKCKGHPEYHRGRAIGTLQFNCHLAFLVVVVVGVYSVVCRKVGLGGESTLYRPLGAEMQQLDSHHGQFTLDSDDENENEMKEEGIVGEQKAVVVVPELVINGYGSH from the coding sequence aTGGGTCTCTTCACCTACACCCTGGCCGGAGGAGGTTTCATCCTAATCGGCGCCTGGGAATCCCTAATCGCCTCCCTCCAACCCCAACCCACAACCAAAACGACGCCGTCTTGTCACTTCCCCTCTCCTTCTtcatcgtcatcatcatcatcgtccaTAACACTAATCGCaacctctctcttctccctctccttcATCTCAAACTCCCTCATCTCCCTGCTCTCCGCCCTCGACTCCAAAGACGACGTCGGTTTGGTCCTCCAGCTCGAGGTAATCGCAATCGCCTCCCTCTTCTTCCTCTACTCCGCATTTGGTCTGCTAACCCACTTCACAAATTCCATCACGCTACCCTCATCAATCCTCAATTTATTATGTTTATTCGGTTTCGTCGAAGAATTTATCTTGTTTTACCTCCAAAAGAAGGACCCCAGTGGAATAGAGAACCACTACTTCGATCTTTTGCTTGTTCCTATAGGTATTTGTGTGGTTTCAACGGTTCTTGAATTGAAAACGAACACGTATAGGTTTTCGCGGTTGGGGAGGGGAATCGGGCTGATTTCGCAAGGGTCTTGGTTCCTCCAGATGGGTTTTTCGTTCTATTCGAGCGCGATGGCGCACGGGTGTTTTCTGAGTGAGAAGAGTAGAGGGAATTTCACGGTGAAGTGTAAGGGGCACCCGGAGTATCACAGGGGCAGAGCAATCGGGACGCTCCAGTTCAATTGTCATCTTGCTTTccttgtggttgtggttgttgGGGTGTACTCGGTTGTTTGTAGAAAGGTTGGGCTCGGGGGTGAATCGACGCTGTATAGGCCGCTTGGGGCGGAAATGCAGCAGTTGGATAGCCATCATGGTCAGTTCACGTTGGATTCCGATGATGAGAATGAGAATGAAATGAAAGAAGAGGGGATTGTTGGGGAGCAGAAGGCTGTTGTTGTGGTGCCTGAATTGGTGATCAATGGATATGGTTCTCATTGA
- the LOC131298926 gene encoding metalloendoproteinase 2-MMP-like — MATKVFQLLLCISLITLAFPLPSHARPSKLKAENPTSFGFIKYLEGCQKDQTIKGLRQLKTYLKTFGYLNYSPDQTHANDDHFDHALEAAIKTYQLNFHLKPTGTLDAQTVSKMTAPRCGVPDIINGTNWMRIGQKKANHAHNTIHTVSHFTFFPGNLKWPSTKYQLTYAFPPGTNSDAISAVARAFSTWASNTPFTFSETPNHDGADLKIGFYRGDHGDGAPFNGANGVLAHAFAPTDGRFHYNEDHSFSVDPVAGSFHMETVALHEIGHLLGLAHSDVQEAIMFPGIAAGTAKGLNVDDIQGIKTLYDLEA, encoded by the coding sequence ATGGCAACAAAAGTTTTCCAACTTCTCTTGTGCATTTCCCTCATCACATTAGCCTTCCCTCTCCCCTCTCATGCAAGGCCATCAAAACTCAAGGCTGAAAACCCAACATCCTTCGGCTTTATTAAGTATTTGGAAGGATGCCAGAAAGACCAGACAATAAAAGGCCTCCGACAACTCAAGACATATCTTAAGACATTTGGCTATCTAAACTACTCCCCTGACCAAACCCATGCCAACGACGACCATTTTGACCATGCCTTGGAGGCCGCCATCAAAACTTACCAGCTGAATTTTCATCTCAAGCCTACCGGAACTTTAGATGCCCAAACAGTGTCCAAAATGACAGCCCCTCGATGCGGGGTCCCTGACATTATTAACGGAACCAACTGGATGCGGATAGGCCAAAAAAAGGCCAATCACGCTCACAACACTATCCACACTGTCTCTCATTTCACTTTCTTTCCTGGTAACTTGAAATGGCCCTCAACTAAGTACCAGCTCACTTATGCATTTCCTCCCGGAACCAACTCGGATGCCATCTCCGCCGTGGCGAGAGCATTCAGCACATGGGCTTCCAATACTCCATTTACATTCTCTGAGACTCCAAACCATGACGGTGCAGATCTTAAAATCGGGTTCTACCGTGGTGACCATGGGGACGGGGCACCATTCAATGGGGCTAATGGGGTCTTAGCCCATGCTTTTGCCCCAACTGACGGGAGGTTTCACTACAACGAGGACCATTCGTTTTCCGTGGACCCGGTCGCGGGTTCGTTTCATATGGAGACTGTGGCCTTGCATGAAATTGGGCACCTTCTTGGACTTGCACATAGCGATGTCCAAGAGGCTATCATGTTCCCTGGCATTGCTGCTGGAACAGCCAAAGGTTTGAATGTCGATGATATACAAGGAATTAAGACTTTATACGACCTTGAGGCGTGA
- the LOC131298927 gene encoding metalloendoproteinase 2-MMP-like translates to MGFKFTNPPSTQLATSFPLPKEMETKVFQLFLCIFLVSLPLPLPSNARPSKSKAENPTSFDFIKHLEGGHKGETVKGLQQLKKYLEAFGYLNYSPNQAHANDDDFDDSLEAAVKTYQLNYHLKTTGALDAQTVSQMTAPRCGVPDIVNGTNWMRGGKKEANHTHSTIHTVSHFTFFPGNLKWPPTRYQLTYAFAPQTSSNAISAVARAFNTWASQTQFRFSRSQNFASADLKIGFYRGEHGDGAPFNGANGVLAHAFAPTDGRFHYNGDYSFTVNPVAGSYHLETVALHEIGHLLGLGHSRVQDAVMFPSIPDATIKGLNADDIQGIRTLYA, encoded by the coding sequence ATGGGATTCAAATTCACAAATCCACCAAGTACCCAACTAGCTACTAGCTTCCCTCTAccaaaagaaatggaaacaaaaGTATTTCAGCTTTTCTTATGCATTTTCCTCGTCTCATTACCCCTTCCTCTCCCCTCTAATGCAAGGCCATCAAAATCCAAGGCTGAAAACCCAACATCCTTCGACTTCATTAAGCATTTGGAAGGAGGCCACAAAGGCGAGACCGTAAAAGGCCTCCAACAACTCAAGAAATATCTTGAGGCATTTGGTTATCTAAACTACTCCCCTAACCAAGCCCATGCCAACGACGACGATTTCGACGATTCGTTGGAGGCTGCAGTCAAAACATACCAGCTCAATTACCATCTCAAGACAACCGGAGCTTTAGATGCCCAAACCGTGTCCCAAATGACGGCCCCTCGATGTGGGGTCCCTGACATCGTTAACGGCACCAACTGGATGCGAGGAGGCAAAAAGGAGGCCAATCACACACACAGCACCATCCACACTGTCTCTCATTTCACTTTCTTTCCTGGTAACTtgaaatggcccccaactcggTACCAGCTCACTTACGCGTTTGCTCCCCAAACCAGCTCTAATGCCATATCCGCTGTGGCCAGAGCATTCAACACATGGGCTTCCCAAACACAATTTAGATTCTCTCGGAGTCAAAACTTCGCGAGTGCGGATCTTAAAATCGGGTTCTATCGTGGTGAACATGGGGACGGGGCACCATTCAATGGGGCTAATGGGGTCTTAGCCCATGCTTTTGCCCCAACTGACGGGAGGTTTCACTACAACGGGGACTATTCGTTTACCGTGAACCCGGTCGCGGGTTCTTATCATCTGGAGACTGTGGCCTTGCATGAAATTGGGCACCTTCTTGGACTTGGACATAGCCGTGTCCAAGATGCTGTCATGTTCCCTAGCATTCCTGATGCAACAATCAAAGGTTTGAATGCAGATGATATACAAGGAATTAGAACTTTATACGCGTGA